A single window of Fischerella sp. PCC 9605 DNA harbors:
- a CDS encoding FAD-dependent oxidoreductase, which translates to MNIETELRQQLAGRLPALADMELERHGDRVYRLQKMHVERYANQGVVLLGDAAHVTHPAAGLGMNMALQDAETLAEELSRAFQGQSSLDDAYLNYERIRRQINQSVINRANFMAWQMWSPSIWGFLGRTCIFIMLQLLPFIRQKLARSLAWANAGIQSPTRATRFDQMTSKKAIANNPTAIKCKTNYIKIGK; encoded by the coding sequence ATGAATATTGAGACCGAACTGCGTCAGCAGTTGGCCGGTCGTCTCCCTGCCTTAGCTGATATGGAATTAGAACGACACGGCGATCGCGTCTATCGGTTACAGAAGATGCATGTGGAACGTTACGCCAATCAAGGAGTCGTACTTCTAGGCGATGCTGCTCACGTAACTCATCCAGCAGCAGGTTTGGGGATGAATATGGCTCTGCAAGATGCTGAAACTTTGGCTGAAGAACTGTCACGTGCTTTCCAGGGCCAGTCATCCTTGGACGATGCCTACTTAAATTATGAGCGGATTCGCCGACAAATCAACCAGAGTGTGATTAATCGGGCCAACTTTATGGCCTGGCAGATGTGGTCTCCCTCAATATGGGGCTTCCTGGGCCGCACGTGTATCTTTATCATGCTACAACTTTTGCCATTCATTCGTCAGAAGTTGGCCCGGTCATTAGCTTGGGCAAATGCTGGCATTCAGTCGCCGACGAGAGCAACGCGATTTGATCAAATGACATCCAAAAAAGCGATCGCTAACAACCCCACTGCTATTAAATG